CCGCCTGAGGCGGACACGGGGCGCCCGCCGGGTGGCTCAGCCGAAGACCATGGTGATGAAGACCGCGAGGAGCGTGACCGCCGCGATGGTGGCGCGCAGGCGGCGGCGCTCGGTCGGGGTGGCCCAGGAGATGCCGCAGGCCGCGGCCACGGGCTCCGCGGCGGTGAACAGGACCGCTCCCGCCCACACGACCACGCCCAGCAGAGCCCGGTCCGGTCGCAGGCCGGCGGCGACGACCGCCGCGGCGAGCCCGGCGGCGGCGAGCGGCAAGGGCAGCAGCGGCGTCCAGGCCTCCGCGACCAGCCGCGCAGCGGCCTCGCGCCACCCGTCCCAGCGCACCCGCGAGATCCACCCGGACCGGCGCCCCGTGGGCAGTTCGAGTGCCTTCTTCCCCGGGGTCTTCTTCTCCAGGGCAGCCTTCTTCAGGGCAACCTTCTCTAGGGCCGCGCCTCGCCCAGCGGGTGCCGAGGTGACCGCCCGCGTCCTCGACACCGCCGGCGACGCCGTCGCTGGGAGCAGAGCGGACGGCGCGATGTCCGGCGCGGCGCCGGCGCCTGTCCGGCCACCGAGGAGGGCGACCCGGGCCACGGCCAGCAGCGACAACGGGATCGAGACCAGCCAGCCCGCGAGCGCCGCCGCGGCGCCCTTCGCGCCGGTGCCGCCCGTGCCGGTCACCGCGAGGCCGAACAGCCCGGCGGCGGCCAGGTAGGGCAGGCCGAAGCCGAGCCAGCCGGCCGGTCTGGCGCCGGCCGCGAGCCGGCCGTCACCAAGGATCACCAACGCCGGCCCGAGCCACATCCCGGCCTGCGCGGCGGCCAGCAGCGGTGCCGCGGCGTCCCACAGGTAGTGCGCCCGCTGCCGGCGATCGAGGCCTGGCTTGACCAGCGGGTTGTCGAACAGGAGGATGCGCAGCCGGTCGACCGCGCGGACGACCATGAGCCGGGCGGCCGTCGCCGGCGGCCGGGCGGCCCGGGCGACGAGGATGGCCGGGTGATGGACGCTTTCCCAGCCGGCCGCGTGCAGCTCGTAGGAGGTGCGCGGCTCCTCCGTCCCGCCGCGTTCGCTGAACCCGTCGACGGTCTCGAGCGCGGCCCGGCGGTAGAGAGTGCCGCTGCCGGCGCCGGCCGCGGCACCGTCGCGGTCCCTGGCCGCGGCCACCAGACGGGCCAGCGCCGGCTCGGCCCGGTCCGGCAGCGGGCCCGGGCCGGCGGCGGCCCGCCACCCCGACGCGACCAGGCCGACGTGCGGGTCGCGCAGGTAGCCAAGCAGCTGGTGGGCGGCGTCCGGCGTGACGACGTCGCCGGCGTCGAGCATCAGGACCGCGTCGCCGTCCGTGCGGGCGAGCGCCGCGTTGAGCAGTTCCGGCCGGCTCGGCGAGCCGTCGGCGCGCCACAGGCAGGTCACGCCGAGCCGCTCGGCGAGTGCTTCGAGCGTCCGGGTGTCGTGCCCGTCGGCGACGTCGATCCGGGTGTCGGCGACCAGGTAGGTCCGGTGTGGGTAGGAGAGGGCACGGGCCGACCGCACGGCGTGGTCGACCTCGCCGAACGGCTCGCCTCGCGCCACGACGAACACGTCCAGCGATCCGGCCGGGCTGGGGGCGCGGCGCACGAAGCGCCGGTTCACCCGGGCGGCTTGCACGGCCAGCACGGCCAGCACCAGGTAGGCGGCGACCTCCGCGGCGAGGCACACCGCCCCGGTGAGCCCGGTGCCGCCGACGTGGCTGGTCCGCCAGACCAGGTAGACCGCGCCGGTGAGGACGGCCCCGCCGCCCGCGGCCACGGGTACCGTCGCCACGAGCGCCGCGCCGTCCGTCACCAGGTGCCAGCCCGCGCGCACGGCCGACGCCGGCGACCGGTCCACCGGCAGGGTCGCGTCCGGACGCTCGCCGGTGGCCCCGCCGGCCGGCGCCGCGAGCGCGGCGGGCTCGACCGGCTCGACCGGCTCGGCGGCCTCGACCGGCTCGGCGGCACCGGCGGCCCTGGTTGGCTTGAGGTACTTCAGGCTCCTGGCGGCCTTGGTGGTCGGCGGGGTGGTGCCGCTGTCCTTCGCCGGCTCCGCTGCCTCCGGTTCCGCCGCACGCGGGGTGGGAATGACGGCCTGTGCCCGCGCCCGGCGGGCGGCGGCCCGACGAGCGGCGTCGCGATCTGCTCCTCGGCCAGCCATGCCCACCCCTTCCGAACAATCAGTTACACCTCGGTTGCGGACAGTAACATTCTGTGAGATCAACATGCCCGATCCCCGCGAGCGGCCCATGACCCTGAGTCAGGTGTGGGACGGCTCTGGGCTGGCCCCCGGGCCGGGGAGGGTGGCGGACGGCCAGGCGGGCGACCAGCGCCGCGCGAGGGGATCCACAAGAGTCGCCGGACCATTTACGATCGGGTATGGACCCGCGAGGCGCGCCCGTATCGGGCGCCGCGTCGCGTCACGTCAGCCGGGTACCTAGAGCAGGTACCGACGGCCAGGCCCGGAAACGCCCGGTAGCGGAGACATCCACTACCGGCGACCAGGCACTCGGCCGCCGGCTCGGCGTGGCTCAGGTGGGCCCTTCCACGCCGGCGCCGGCCGCCCGCTTCCGCGGATCGGCCGGGAACCACCCACGGGTGCCGTCCCGAAGGCCCACGAGGTCCGCCCGGGAGACGTTCCCGGACCCCCGACGACGGAAGGGATCATGAGCGGCTCCGGCGATACCGGCTGTAGTAGGAACCGACCCTCGCGTGTGGGAGCGCCCGCGGAGGTCGACCGTTGATCCAGGCGCTCCTTCTCGTTCTCG
Above is a window of Pseudofrankia saprophytica DNA encoding:
- a CDS encoding glycosyltransferase, producing the protein MAGRGADRDAARRAAARRARAQAVIPTPRAAEPEAAEPAKDSGTTPPTTKAARSLKYLKPTRAAGAAEPVEAAEPVEPVEPAALAAPAGGATGERPDATLPVDRSPASAVRAGWHLVTDGAALVATVPVAAGGGAVLTGAVYLVWRTSHVGGTGLTGAVCLAAEVAAYLVLAVLAVQAARVNRRFVRRAPSPAGSLDVFVVARGEPFGEVDHAVRSARALSYPHRTYLVADTRIDVADGHDTRTLEALAERLGVTCLWRADGSPSRPELLNAALARTDGDAVLMLDAGDVVTPDAAHQLLGYLRDPHVGLVASGWRAAAGPGPLPDRAEPALARLVAAARDRDGAAAGAGSGTLYRRAALETVDGFSERGGTEEPRTSYELHAAGWESVHHPAILVARAARPPATAARLMVVRAVDRLRILLFDNPLVKPGLDRRQRAHYLWDAAAPLLAAAQAGMWLGPALVILGDGRLAAGARPAGWLGFGLPYLAAAGLFGLAVTGTGGTGAKGAAAALAGWLVSIPLSLLAVARVALLGGRTGAGAAPDIAPSALLPATASPAVSRTRAVTSAPAGRGAALEKVALKKAALEKKTPGKKALELPTGRRSGWISRVRWDGWREAAARLVAEAWTPLLPLPLAAAGLAAAVVAAGLRPDRALLGVVVWAGAVLFTAAEPVAAACGISWATPTERRRLRATIAAVTLLAVFITMVFG